A region of the Bacillota bacterium genome:
TTGGCTCTTGTTTCCTTCTGCCTTCTGTGTACCTCAAAGTATCACCGGGTTCATTCTTCCTGAACATCTTTCGATGTCCTTTCTTCCATCGGGCTTTCGCACAACTGTTTAGTTTTCAAAGACCAGCTCCTAGGCCGCCGACTCGCGACGTTTCTTATATTATCACAGCCAGCCGAATCATGTCAAGCGAAGAATTAAAGGTTTTTATCTTCTTCACCGTTTTTGGAAACGACCTTAGCCACGGCGACCACCTTATCCTTGGGGTCTAAACGCATCAAGGTAATCCCTTGAGTGGCTCGACCCATTTGGGAGATGTCTTCTACATTTAAACGGATAATAATCCCCTCACCACTGATAATCATCAACTCATCGCCGGTCTTAACCACTTTGATACTGACTAGGCTCCCGTTTCGCTTCGTAGTGCGGATCGTCATGATCCCTTTTCCACCCCGGCTCTGCTTGCGATAATCGGTCAAAGGAGTCCGCTTTCCAAACCCGTTTTCTGTTACCACCAGGAGATCCGCATCATTGCGTACGGTATCCATGCTAACTACTAGATCATTAGGTTTTAGGGTAATCCCTTTGACCCCACGGGCCGTCCGGCCCATGCTGCGCACATCGGTTTCTGCGAAACGTATGGCCATTCCCTGGCGGGTGCCGAGAATAATTTCTTCGGTTCCATCAGTTAGTTTTACTCCGATCAATTCGTCGTTTTCATCAAGGTTAATCGCAATGATACCATCCCGCCGTGACGAATCGTATTCGCTCAACTCAGTCTTTTTGACTACACCGCATCGCGTCGCCATAAACAAGTATTTATCGTCCACAAACTCCCGAACTGGGATCACGGCATTGATCTTATCCTCTCCCCCAATCGCCAGCAGATTAACCATCGAAGTCCCTTTTGCTTGTCGGCTGGCTTCGGGTATTTCGTAAACCTTGAGTCGATAGACCCGTCCCCGGTTCGTGAAAAATAAGAGATAGTGGTGGGTCGTGGTGACAAACAAATGCTCCACAAAGTCTTCCTCTTTAGTTGTCATTGCCACGATGCCACGGCCGCCGCGTCGTTGACTTCGGTAAGTGTTAACTGGCATCCGCTTAATATACCCCTGATGGGTAATTGTGATGACCATGTCCTCCTCGGGGATAAGGTCTTCTATTTCCAGCTTGGTGGATTCTTCAACGATTTGGGTTCGTCGGGGGTCAGCGAATTGTTCCTTGACTTTGAGTAGTTCTTCCTTAATGATTCCCAAAACTAGATTTTCCTCGGCTAGTACCGATCGGAGGTAGTTGATCGTCTTGGTCAGTTCCTGAAACTCTTCTTCCAGTTTTTCACGTTCGAGGCCAGTCAGACGTTGGAGACGCATATCGAGGATAGCCTGGGCCTGCTTATCCGAGAGGCCAAAACGCTCCATCAAGGCATTCTTGGCGATCTCTGGGGTTTGGGAACGTCGGATGGTTTGAATTACTTCGTCCAGATAAGCCAGGGCGATCCGCAGCCCTTCGACGATGTGCATTCGTTCTTCAGCCTTATTCAGGTCAAATCGCGTCCGGCGAGTAATTACCTGTTTCCGATGATCGATATAATGATGCAGCACTTCTTTCAAGTTCAGGATTCTCGGGGCACCATCTACTAAAGCCAGCATGATCACCCCAAAGGTATCCTGCATCTGAGTGTGCTGGTAAAGTTGATTAAGTATGACCTGCGGATTAGCGTCCCGACGTAGCTCAATAACAATCCGCATCCCGCTCCGGTCAGATTCATCGCGTAGGTCAGTAATGCCGTCGATCTTGCGTTCTCGAACCAGTTCCGCGATTTTTTCTATTAATCGAGCCTTGTTAACTTGATATGGCAGTTCCGTAACCAGTATAACCTGCTTTCCATTACTCGTCTTTTCCACATGGCATTTGGCTCGAACAGTGATACTTCCCCGGCCGGTGCCATACGCTGAGATGATCCCATCTCTCCCCACAATGATTCCACCGGTCGGAAAATCCGGCCCCTTGATCTTTTTTATCAGTTGGCTTAATTCCACTGTCGGGTCCTCAATGAGCATGACCAGTGCATCAACTACTTCACCCAGGTTATGCGGAGGGATGTTGGTGGCCATACCGACCGCTATGCCTGCCGACCCGTTAACCAGCAGATTGGGAATCCGAGCCGGCAGTACAGTCGGCTCTTCCAATGATTCATCATAATTAGGCCGAAAATCAACCGTGTCCTTGTTAATGTCTGCCAGCATTTCCAGGGTAATTTTCGCCATGCGTACTTCTGTGTACCGCATAGCTGCGGCAGAATCCCCGTCGATTGAGCCAAAATTTCCGTGCCCATCCACCAGCGGGTAGCGGGTAGAAAAATCCTGCGCCATTCGCACCATGGCTTCGTAGACAGCAGCGTCACCATGCGGATGGTACTTAGAGAGCACTTCCCCGACCGGGTGAGCAGATTTCTTGTGCGGTTTGTCAGGCGTCATTCCCAGTTCGTTCATCGCGTATAAAATGCGCCGATGGACAGGTTTTAAGCCATCGCGGACATCGGGCAGCGCCCGGCTGACGATGACCGACATGGAATAGTCCAGGAATGACTTTTTCATCTCTTCGTTGATATCTATCGGGATAATCTTGGTGTTATTTTCTGGCATCAGGAGCACCACCTCATTTCTTAAGAACTAAAATAAACTCTTCCGGGTAAGCTAAAGCTTCTGCGTGACCCGCGGACGTGAATTTTCCCGTCTTCGGGTCGCGCGTTTGCGGCAGAATTTTTGAGGGAATTTCCCGGCGGATCAGGCGATCAAAGGTAAAGCCCACACAAACTCCTGTCTCAGCAAATATTTCAGCGTTGCGGATAGGAACTTTCCGTAAGGTAGTATTACCGATGACAATGCACGTCCGGCCTCCCGGCCGCAGTTTAGTGTACATCTCTTGAATACACTGCTGCATAGCTTGAAAATATGCCAGCACCCCCCGGGCCTCTCCTTTATCTACTCGCTTCAATTCGTCAATTGTCGCGATCGCTAGGGGGCTGAGCAGTCGTTCATTGTTTTCTTCGGGTTGAGCTGTAAACCCTAGAACAATATTGCTTAGTTGATGCAGGTCGGCGTACTCGTAGGAGGTCACATAAGGTGGGGAAGTAACAATTAAATCAAGACTGTTTCTGGGAACAGGTAACTGTCTAGCATCACCGATCTGCACCTTAACCGATGTCGGGCCTTCTTGCGCCTGCATCACGTTCCAGAATAGAAGATTACGCTTTTCCATATAATTTAAATGTTTTTGCAAAGTTGGAATTAACGGTGGAATCCACTTATTTTTATCAACTGTGGGTTTACTTGATTTCATCAGCCAGCGACTGCAGTTTTTCAAGACATTTGAGAATCCACAGAGTAGAAACAGCCGCAGATTTTCATCCAGTTCCTGGTTAATCAGGTGGAGAACTACTTCCAGTTCGGAACGATTCGGTTCGGTAAACCAATAATCTATTCGTTCGTGATTCAGTGACGGGACATTTCCCAACAAAGGGCTGATCAGGTGGCCACTCGCATCGGTCGGCAGATCGGCGAAGAATACATCTAACCGCTCTTTTAACAGTTTGGGCTCAATCGGCATCGTTTTGGCCCGGGAGATCACCCAGGCGATCGGGTTGATGTCCACTCCTACCGCGTGTCGCCCCCGAATGACAGCTTCCACCAGGGTTGTCCCCGAGCCCATAAAGGGATCACAGACCTGTTGGCCTGGACTGGTGTACTCTTCTATCAGCTTGGCTGCTAGCGGGGGTATGAACTTCGCCGGGTATTTATGATAGCCATGCGTAAGCGCTGTGGTCTGGCGGGTTGTGCATTCGGCGAACGACCATGCTGGATCACATAAGGTAGAATTAAAAATGGCCAAAACATCTAACCCGACCATTGACGAATCGATCGCTAAATCCCCTTGATTATACATCCAGGTTACGAACCTCCTTGGCATAACGGTGAATAAACTCCCGCCGCGGCTCAACCCGGTCACCCATCAGGATCGTAAAGATTTCATCGGCCTTAATTGCGTCTTCCAAGGTTACCTGTAAGATGGTCCTGTTGCTGGGGTCCATGGTAGTATCCCAGAGTTGTTCCGGATTCATTTCGCCCAGACCTTTATACCGCTGAATTGAATAGTTTTGACGGCCAATTTTTTTTAAAAGTTGATCCAGTTCTTTATCACTGTATAGATAAAACTGTTCTTTTCCCTTTCTTACTCGATAGAGTGGGGGCTGAGCAATGTAAACATAACCAGCTTCAATTAGCGGTCGCATGTAGCGATAAAAGAAAGTTAAGAGCAGAGTACGTATGTGCGAGCCGTCGACATCAGCATCGGTCATGATGATCAGTTTATGGTAACGGGCCTTATTTATATCAAACTCGTCGGAGATTCCCGTACCCAGTGCTGTAATGATTGCTCTGATTTCTTCATTGCCGAGGATTTTATCCAGACGAGCTTTTTCCACGTTCAAGATTTTGCCCCGTAGGGGTAGTATTGCCTGGAAACGACGGTCGCGACCCTGTTTAGCCGAACCGCCGGCCGAATCCCCCTCAACCAGATATAGTTCACATTCGGCAGCGTCTTTGCTTGAGCAATCAGCCAGTTTCCCGGGGAGAGTGGTAGATTCCAGGGCACTTTTCCGACGGGTTAATTCCCGGGCCTTTCGTGCCGCTTCTCTGGCTCTCGCCGCAGTAACCGCTTTTTCCACGATTTTTTTGCCCACGGCCGGGTTTTCCTCAAAGAAAGTCCCCAATCCGTCAGCCATAATTGAATCAACGATAGATCTAACCTCACTGTTACCCAGTTTTGTTTTGGTTTGTCCCTCAAACTGTGGTTCTGGGACTTTGATGCTGATAACTGCAGTCAGACCCTCGCGGATATCCTCGCCGGACAGGTTTTGATCATTTTCTTTGAGGGCACCATATTTTCTGGCATATTCATTAACTATTCTGGTTAGTGCCGCCCGAAAACCAGCCTCATGGGTGCCTCCTTCCTGGGTATGAATGTTATTAGCAAATGAAAACACGTTCTCCACGTAACCATCATTGTACTGCATAGCGATTTCTACCTGCACATTATCCTTTTCCTTCGCCAGGTAGATGGGCTGGGGATGAAGAACGTCTTTGTTCTTATTGAGGTAGGTAACAAAGTCGATGATTCCGCCCTGCTGCAGCAACCTGACTTTCTCCCCCGTTCGTTCATCCTCCAGGGTTATTTTTAATCCCTTATTGAGAAAAGATAATTCACGTAAACGGGAAAGAATCGTTTCAAAGTTATAGGTGAGTTCTTCAAAAATTTCGTGATCAGGTTTAAAGGTGATCTCCGTACCTGTACCCTCAGTATCACTGATCTGCTGCACATCTGAAGTTGGCACCCCGCGTTCATATCGCTGGAACCACAATTTTCCCTCCCGCCGGATCTTCACTTCCAGCCAGGCAGACAAGGCGTTGACTACGGATAGGCCAACCCCGTGTAATCCACCGGACACCTTATACCCCTTACCACCAAATTTTCCGCCGGCGTGCAAAATAGTTAAAGCAACTTCTACGGCCGGCCGGCCGGTTTTCGGGTGAATATCGACAGGAATACCCCGCCCATTATCAATTACAGTGACACTGTTGTCAGGGTGAATAATCACATTAATCTCATCACAATAGCCGGCCAGGGCTTCATCAATACTGTTGTCAACAATCTCAAAAACTAAGTGGTGTAAGCCGCGCGGGCCGGTCGTACCAATATACATCCCCGGCCGCTTCCGAACCGCTTCCAGCCCTTCCAGAACCTGAATCTGGCTAGCGTCATAATCTGTCACGACGTTTGGCGCCGAATTTCTATGATCTGCCATAAATAATATATGACCTCCCAGATTTTTCTTAACGGTTTATTATAACACAAAAACATTTGTTCTCTCAAGATTGGAAAATTCTGCTCAATAGAAAAATGGCCGTGGGATAACCACGGATTAAAAAGAATCTTTTTCCCAAAAGGAAATCATTCCCTTGAAATGAGATGCCCTCTTGATTAAGGTCATTGAAGAAATTGGCGAATAGTATACGTATTTACTGGTAATCACAAATGATTTTTCCTTTCCTTTTTCCCCTACATACCGAATAAATCCTTCATCCCGGGCCATCTCCAAAAAATCTTTGGTTGCTTCCGCTTTACTGGTTGTTTCCAGGTCCAGGATCGCGATAAGTTCTTCTTTGGGGATAATAGTATCTCCCCCCAGGTGCAGAAACATTATACCACTCCTTGCTCTTTTAAATATTACTAACCCGTCCTTTAGTATGTTTCAAATACCATGGTAATTATTAGGTTGGCCACAAAACTCCGTTCTTAACCTCAATCAGGCTGGCTTTTTTCAATATTTCCGCATTTAAATAGGTGTACTGGGTAGTAGTCAGAAAAGTCTGGACCTTATTGAGCAGTTGTGTAAATAGAAACTCTCGTCTCGATGAATCTAACTCTGATAAAACATCATCCAGCAATAAAACGGGATAATCACCCTGTTCATTGGCCAAAATTTCAAGTTCAGCCAGTTTTAAACTTAAAGCAGCAGAGCGTTGCTGTCCTTGGGAACCGAAATTACGCATTTCATGCTGGTCCAGGTATAAGACGAGATCATCCCGATGCGGTCCAATTAAAGTCACCCCTCGTTTGCGTTCTTCTTTTCTGATATGTTTCAAATGGTCACTAAAATACCGCGCAATGGTGCTTTCAGAGCAATCTATTTCTTGATTTTCTAAAGGTAGGTTTACCGTTGACTGATAGCGAACAAACAACTGTTCGGTATTGGAAGCTATTTTTCTATAAAAATAACTACTTAATTTTGTTAACTTTGGTAAGATTTGTAAGCGACGACCAAGAATTTTTGCTCCTAAAATGACCAGTTGTTGATCCCAAACTTCCAGTGTAGCTAATGAACTTGTAGTTATTGCTAAACTGCGCAGTAGCTGGTTGCGCTGTTCGACCGTCTTTTGGTATTGCTGTAAATAGTAATAATACGACGGATTCAAGCGACAAATGGTTAGGTCAAGATACCGCCGCCGCCGGGTTGGTCCTCCTTTCACCAGGTAAAGGTCATCTGGTGAAAACAACACCACGTTAAATACACCCAGGACATCACTGATCCGGCTACGTTTATAACCATCTATTTTGAGTGACTTCTTTTGGTCAATTTGATACATTAACTCAATATCAAGCGTTCTCTCGTTATTTTGAATTTCTGATTTAATCAGGTAATAACTTGCACCCCAACGTACTAATTCCTGGTCGTGGTTAGTCCGATAAGCCTGGCCGGTACTTAATAAATAGATCGCTTCTAAAAGATTGCTTTTTCCCTGGGCATTATTGCCCCAGATTATATTTAGAGTTGGTGAACACAAAAGATTAGCCTTTGTATAGTTTCGGTAATTATTTAATAAAATTGTTTTCAGCAGCAAATTAGCCACTCCTATCTGGTTAAAAAGTAGGCAAAGCTTAAATTCTTATAGGCAAAACCAGATAGAAATAGTTTTCATCACTGGTGGGTCTGATTACCGCTGAACTCAAAGGACCGGTAAATTGAAATAAAATCTCTTCATTATCGATGATACGAAGTACATCAATGAGATATTTAGAATTAAAAGCAATTAATAAGGGATCACCCTCTAGAATAATCGGCAATTCCTCATATATCGATCCATTTGGAACAGTAGAACTGACGATTAGTTTATCTTTCTGAAGCTCAAATTTAGCCGAACTAATACCCTCAGTGGGTGACATGAGTAGGGCTGCTCGTTCTAGGGTTGACAGTAACTCTTTGGTTTTTAGTTTAATTGTGGAAGAATATTGTTTAGGTAAAACCTGTTTATAATTTGGAAAATGTCCATCGATCAACCGGGAAAGAAGAGCAATCTGCTCTGTAGTAAATAAAATTTGATTTTCGGTAATCGTCACCGAAAATGATTCATTATCATCAAGCAAAATACGGTTAAGTTCGCTCAATGTGCGCGCTGGAATGATGACTTGTTTAATCTGTTGTTCCAGCTCAAGCGGATATTCCTGGCGCTCTTCGCGTACAGCTAAACGGTGGGTATCGGTCGCTACCAGCTTAATAGTGCCTTCTTCAAACAGTAAGAGGACCCCCGTAAAAACTGGACGGACCTGCTCATTTGAAGTAGCGATTAAAACTTGTTTAATCATTTGTTTAAATTTTCCTTGAGTCAAAGTAAAACGTGGACCATCTTGCGAAAGCGGCAAGATGGGAAATTCAGTAGGGTCCATAGTGCTCAGAGTAAACTCTGAGATTCCATATTTGATAGTGATCTGGCTATTCTCACTGTTTGATTCTATGGTGATCTCCTGATCCGGTAAACGACGAACAAATTCTATAAAATAGCGGGCCGGCACAACTGTTTTTCCTTCCAGTTGAACATCAGCCGGAAACGAACATTCTGTCCCGATTTCAAGGTCAGTGGCAGCTAATTTAACCATTTGCTGACCTGTTTCGATCAAAATTCCGGAAAGAATTGGTATGGTTGTTTTAGAAGACACGGATTTTTGAACGATTTGCGTGGCATAGGAAAGATTATCTTTTGTCGATGTAAATTTCATTTTAATTTATTCCCGCTGATTCGGGAAACACCTCCTTGATTGGAATGTTTTTCGGTTGCGTTTGCGTTATTATGTATAAGAATGTTTTTTTATAGTAATAGGAGTAATAATAACTGTGAATTTGTGAATAACCTGAAAAATATCTAATCAGAAAGAAAAACTAATTGTGCATAAAGTTGTTAAAAAATAAAGTAAGTTTAAATCAAGAGGTCTGGATGTTGCTAATAAGTTCGTTTAGAAGTGCCTCGATGCTGGGATCCATTTGTTTATCTTCGTGAATTTTCGCGTGAGCATGAATTACTGTGGTATGGTCACGGCCACCGAAGGCTTGCCCAATTTGGGGCAGAGATAGATCAGTCAGTTCACGGCAAAGGTACATGGCAATTTGACGAGGAAACGCTACTTCTCTGGTTCTTTTTTTTGCTTTGAAGTCTTCAAGGCGGAGTCCGAAATGGCGAGCCACTACTTCTTGTATCAACTGAACCGTAACTGGTTTGGGTTGTGCTGCGGTGATTATGTCTTTGAGTGCTTCTACGGCAAGTTCGGTGGT
Encoded here:
- a CDS encoding DUF370 domain-containing protein encodes the protein MFLHLGGDTIIPKEELIAILDLETTSKAEATKDFLEMARDEGFIRYVGEKGKEKSFVITSKYVYYSPISSMTLIKRASHFKGMISFWEKDSF
- the gyrA gene encoding DNA gyrase subunit A; translated protein: MPENNTKIIPIDINEEMKKSFLDYSMSVIVSRALPDVRDGLKPVHRRILYAMNELGMTPDKPHKKSAHPVGEVLSKYHPHGDAAVYEAMVRMAQDFSTRYPLVDGHGNFGSIDGDSAAAMRYTEVRMAKITLEMLADINKDTVDFRPNYDESLEEPTVLPARIPNLLVNGSAGIAVGMATNIPPHNLGEVVDALVMLIEDPTVELSQLIKKIKGPDFPTGGIIVGRDGIISAYGTGRGSITVRAKCHVEKTSNGKQVILVTELPYQVNKARLIEKIAELVRERKIDGITDLRDESDRSGMRIVIELRRDANPQVILNQLYQHTQMQDTFGVIMLALVDGAPRILNLKEVLHHYIDHRKQVITRRTRFDLNKAEERMHIVEGLRIALAYLDEVIQTIRRSQTPEIAKNALMERFGLSDKQAQAILDMRLQRLTGLEREKLEEEFQELTKTINYLRSVLAEENLVLGIIKEELLKVKEQFADPRRTQIVEESTKLEIEDLIPEEDMVITITHQGYIKRMPVNTYRSQRRGGRGIVAMTTKEEDFVEHLFVTTTHHYLLFFTNRGRVYRLKVYEIPEASRQAKGTSMVNLLAIGGEDKINAVIPVREFVDDKYLFMATRCGVVKKTELSEYDSSRRDGIIAINLDENDELIGVKLTDGTEEIILGTRQGMAIRFAETDVRSMGRTARGVKGITLKPNDLVVSMDTVRNDADLLVVTENGFGKRTPLTDYRKQSRGGKGIMTIRTTKRNGSLVSIKVVKTGDELMIISGEGIIIRLNVEDISQMGRATQGITLMRLDPKDKVVAVAKVVSKNGEEDKNL
- the gyrB gene encoding DNA topoisomerase (ATP-hydrolyzing) subunit B, whose amino-acid sequence is MADHRNSAPNVVTDYDASQIQVLEGLEAVRKRPGMYIGTTGPRGLHHLVFEIVDNSIDEALAGYCDEINVIIHPDNSVTVIDNGRGIPVDIHPKTGRPAVEVALTILHAGGKFGGKGYKVSGGLHGVGLSVVNALSAWLEVKIRREGKLWFQRYERGVPTSDVQQISDTEGTGTEITFKPDHEIFEELTYNFETILSRLRELSFLNKGLKITLEDERTGEKVRLLQQGGIIDFVTYLNKNKDVLHPQPIYLAKEKDNVQVEIAMQYNDGYVENVFSFANNIHTQEGGTHEAGFRAALTRIVNEYARKYGALKENDQNLSGEDIREGLTAVISIKVPEPQFEGQTKTKLGNSEVRSIVDSIMADGLGTFFEENPAVGKKIVEKAVTAARAREAARKARELTRRKSALESTTLPGKLADCSSKDAAECELYLVEGDSAGGSAKQGRDRRFQAILPLRGKILNVEKARLDKILGNEEIRAIITALGTGISDEFDINKARYHKLIIMTDADVDGSHIRTLLLTFFYRYMRPLIEAGYVYIAQPPLYRVRKGKEQFYLYSDKELDQLLKKIGRQNYSIQRYKGLGEMNPEQLWDTTMDPSNRTILQVTLEDAIKADEIFTILMGDRVEPRREFIHRYAKEVRNLDV
- the dnaN gene encoding DNA polymerase III subunit beta; amino-acid sequence: MKFTSTKDNLSYATQIVQKSVSSKTTIPILSGILIETGQQMVKLAATDLEIGTECSFPADVQLEGKTVVPARYFIEFVRRLPDQEITIESNSENSQITIKYGISEFTLSTMDPTEFPILPLSQDGPRFTLTQGKFKQMIKQVLIATSNEQVRPVFTGVLLLFEEGTIKLVATDTHRLAVREERQEYPLELEQQIKQVIIPARTLSELNRILLDDNESFSVTITENQILFTTEQIALLSRLIDGHFPNYKQVLPKQYSSTIKLKTKELLSTLERAALLMSPTEGISSAKFELQKDKLIVSSTVPNGSIYEELPIILEGDPLLIAFNSKYLIDVLRIIDNEEILFQFTGPLSSAVIRPTSDENYFYLVLPIRI
- the recF gene encoding DNA replication/repair protein RecF — encoded protein: MLLKTILLNNYRNYTKANLLCSPTLNIIWGNNAQGKSNLLEAIYLLSTGQAYRTNHDQELVRWGASYYLIKSEIQNNERTLDIELMYQIDQKKSLKIDGYKRSRISDVLGVFNVVLFSPDDLYLVKGGPTRRRRYLDLTICRLNPSYYYYLQQYQKTVEQRNQLLRSLAITTSSLATLEVWDQQLVILGAKILGRRLQILPKLTKLSSYFYRKIASNTEQLFVRYQSTVNLPLENQEIDCSESTIARYFSDHLKHIRKEERKRGVTLIGPHRDDLVLYLDQHEMRNFGSQGQQRSAALSLKLAELEILANEQGDYPVLLLDDVLSELDSSRREFLFTQLLNKVQTFLTTTQYTYLNAEILKKASLIEVKNGVLWPT